A genomic segment from Aegilops tauschii subsp. strangulata cultivar AL8/78 chromosome 1, Aet v6.0, whole genome shotgun sequence encodes:
- the LOC109747207 gene encoding protein YIP4b-like translates to MSHAQPQGDTIPLHPSSAQSDMDEIESLIHVAPTAAAVLPARPPSPPRASIPVANIPPVPPPASFRPQPPPTFSSAPLPSASASVAIPIGADGFGSPANTLTEPVWDTVKRDLTRIVSNLKLVVFPNPYREDPGKALRDWDLWGPFFFIVFLGLTLSWSASVRKSEVFAVAFAVLAAGAIILTLNVLLLGGQIIFFQSLSLLGYCLFPMDVGALICLLKDNDMLKIIVVAVTLAWSSWAAYPFMSTAVNPRRKALALYPVFLMYVSISFLIIAIN, encoded by the exons ATGTCGCACGCGCAGCCCCAGGGCGACACCATCCCGCTGCACCCCTCGTCGGCGCAGTCCGACATGGACGAGATCGAGAGCCTCATCCACGTcgcccccaccgccgccgccgtcctgcCCGCGCGGCCGCCCTCCCCTCCGCGCGCGTCCATCCCCGTCGCCAACATCCCTCCCGTGCCCCCTCCGGCCAGCTTCAGGCCCCAGCCGCCCCCCACCTTCTCCTCCGCGCCGCTCCcttccgcctccgcctccgtcgCCATTCCCATCGGCGCGGACGGGTTCGGGAGCCCCGCCAACACGCTCACGGAGCCCGTCTGGGACACCGTCAAGCGCGACCTCACCCGCATCGTCAGCAACCTCAAGCTCGTCGTCTTCCCCAACCCCTACCGCGAGGACCCCGGCAAGGCGCTCCGGGACTGGGATCTCTGgggccccttcttcttcatcgtcttcCTCGGCCTCACTCTCTCGTGGTCGGCCTCAGTCAGGAAG TCTGAAGTATTTGCTGTCGCGTTTGCCGTACTTGCTGCTGGTGCTATAATCCTCACGCTGAATGTGCTGCTTTTG GGCGGCCAAATCATCTTCTTCCAAAGCCTGAGTCTTCTAGGATACTGCTTGTTCCCCATGGACGTGGGAGCTCTGATTTGCCTGCTGAAGGACAACGACATGCTAAAGATCATCGTGGTGGCAGTGACATTGGCATGGAGCTCCTGGGCAGCGTATCCATTCATGAGCACCGCCGTGAACCCAAGGAGGAAGGCCCTGGCGCTTTACCCGGTCTTCCTCATGTATGTCTCCATTAGCTTCCTCATAATCGCGATAAACTAA